The proteins below come from a single Candidozyma auris chromosome 3, complete sequence genomic window:
- the OPT6 gene encoding Opt6p yields the protein MPQEYIELQQFPREDDEPRNESKSSLGFSLSHEEIITILARMGQPTSYESLDDLPRSAQFMIEKIEGLKIEDAIVILRDTLAEHTGDVNFPSADYHLIERLLAHLPKKSQSDSDISGETKMDSSISDKTYDTWALEVRLEAALVAFHSPYPEVRAVVDPYDDHTIPAETLRVYVIGLSWTLVGSLINNFFVHRLPSITLSSSTVQLLLLPSGRLWEKAFAPNKKIKILGRYFDINPGPWNYKEMMLATIIYSCSAGTPYSIYNFFVMKLDRFYGLEWVSWTYQVMFALSTQFLGFAFAFLMLKVCVYPKKAMWPTLLPTIALNRALMNEDPPTNINGWKISRYSFFFVVFMASFCYNWLPSYLFKALSTFNWPTWFSPNSIHLVNITGTNQGLGLNPLPSLDWNIIDMAGCLTIPFYTYANQYIGMLLGFVTILMVYYSNNKWTSYFPINSNRLFNNKGEVYNVKKILNENKSFDHKKYMEYGPPYFAAANLVLYGAYFCMYPFAILYHTVTEWSSMKQSFANIWLTLKDAFQKDHDSNYRRFGTDPHCQMMSHYKEVPSWWFVTILIVSVSFALICVIFYPVETPVWGIFFTIGINFLFLIPITAIASVTGFTFGLNVLVELIVGYAIPNSGIALITLKAYGYNIDSQASNYITDQKLAHYTKIPPRAIFRGQIISTFLSVFVALFIANWQMDNIPDICELHQKNRLRCPGANTYFFSSIQYGEIGPAKVFGGIYPVLKWCFLLGAVMVIPMALFKKIGPRNITRSFQPTIILGGFLSYAPYNLSYFTMGLYLSFIFMNRIKRTYTIWWEKYNYILTSALSAGVAFSALLIFFTVQYNKDELDWWGNRLSNMGIEGSNKHHTWLKASDAPEGYIGLRKDQFP from the coding sequence ATGCCTCAAGAGTACATAGAGCTCCAGCAGTTCCCGAGAGAAGACGACGAGCCTCGGAACGAGTCTAAGTCCAGCTTGGGCTTCTCACTCTCTCATGAGGAGATCATCACAATCCTAGCTCGTATGGGCCAACCCACACTGTATGAGTCCCTCGACGACTTGCCTCGGCTGGCACAGTTTATGATCGAAAAAATCGAAGGTTTAAAGATCGAAGACGCCATAGTGATTCTACGAGACACGTTGGCGGAACACACGGGCGATGTCAACTTCCCTCTGGCAGACTACCATTTGATAGAGAGGTTACTTGCACACCTTCccaagaagagccagcTGGATCTGGATATAAGTGGGGAAACTAAGATGGATAGCTCTATTCTGGATAAAACTTACGATACTTGGGCCCTTGAGGTGCGTCTTGAAGCGGCTTTGGTTGCATTCCACTCTCCGTACCCGGAAGTAAGAGCAGTTGTGGATCCATATGACGACCACACGATTCCGGCAGAGACGCTTCGTGTTTATGTGATTGGACTATCTTGGACTCTTGTGGGATCGCTCAtaaacaacttcttcgtTCATAGACTACCGAGTATAACGCTTTCCAGCAGTACCGTGCAGCTTCTACTATTGCCCAGTGGAAGACTCTGGGAGAAGGCATTTGCACCCAATAAGAAAATTAAGATCTTGGGGAGGTACTTTGACATAAACCCAGGGCCGTGGAATTATAAAGAAATGATGTTGGCCACCATCATCTACTCGTGCTCCGCTGGAACTCCTTATTCCATTTACAACTTCTTCGTCATGAAGCTTGATCGCTTCTATGGCCTTGAGTGGGTCTCCTGGACGTACCAGGTGATGTTTGCTTTATCAACGCAATTCTTGGGCTTTGCGTTCGCCTTCTTGATGCTCAAGGTTTGCGTTTACCCGAAAAAAGCAATGTGGCCCACACTATTGCCCACTATTGCTCTCAACAGAGCTCTCATGAACGAGGATCCTCCCACAAACATAAATGGCTGGAAGATATCTCggtattcttttttctttgtcgTATTTATGGCCAGCTTTTGCTACAACTGGCTTCCTTCCTATTTATTTAAGGCCCTTTCCACGTTCAACTGGCCAACGTGGTTCCTGCCAAACCTGATCCACCTTGTTAACATTACAGGCACAAATCAAGGCTTGGGTCTCAACCCACTTCCTTCCTTAGACTGGAACATCATAGACATGGCTGGCTGCTTGACTATTCCATTCTACACATATGCCAATCAATACATTGGGATGCTTCTAGGTTTCGTCACTATACTCATGGTGTATTactccaacaacaagtGGACATCATACTTCCCAATTAACTCGAATCGtcttttcaacaacaaagGTGAAGTTTACAACGTCAAGAAGATCCTTAATGAAAACAAAAGCTTTGACCATAAGAAGTATATGGAATACGGCCCGCCATATTTTGCTGCAGCCAACTTGGTTCTTTATGGTGCCTACTTCTGTATGTACCCTTTTGCAATCTTGTATCATACGGTAACAGAATGGTCCTCGATGAAACAAAGCTTTGCCAATATCTGGCTCACTTTAAAGGATGCTTTTCAGAAGGATCATGACTCGAATTATCGCCGGTTTGGGACTGACCCCCACTGTCAGATGATGTCGCATTATAAAGAGGTGCCAAGCTGGTGGTTCGTGACGATATTGATTGTGAGTGTTAGCTTCGCCCTCATATGTGTTATATTTTACCCCGTCGAAACTCCAGTCTGGGggattttcttcaccatcggtatcaatttcttgtttcttATACCCATCACCGCCATTGCGTCCGTGACGGGCTTTACTTTTGGTTTAAACGTGTTGGTGGAACTCATTGTTGGGTATGCCATTCCCAATTCCGGAATTGCACTCATAACACTCAAAGCCTATGGCTACAACATTGACTCTCAAGCATCCAACTACATCACGGATCAAAAGCTCGCTCACTACACAAAAATTCCCCCAAGAGCCATCTTTCGTGGGCAGATCATACTGACTTTTCTTAGTGTATTTGTGGCTCTCTTCATTGCAAATTGGCAGATGGACAACATCCCTGACATTTGCGAGCTACATCAGAAGAACAGGCTTAGATGCCCCGGTGCTAATACATACTTTTTTTCTAGTATTCAATATGGAGAAATTGGGCCAGCGAAAGTCTTTGGAGGCATATACCCCGTTCTCAAATGGTGTTTTTTGCTTGGTGCAGTAATGGTGATCCCCATGgctcttttcaagaagattggccCCAGAAATATCACCAGGTCGTTCCAGCCGACTATTATACTTGGCGGGTTTTTGAGCTATGCTCCATACAATTTGCTGTACTTCACCATGGGGCTTTACTTGTCGTTTATCTTCATGAACCGCATCAAACGGACGTACACCATCTGGTGGGAGAAATACAACTATATCTTGACGAGTGCGCTCTCTGCTGGAGTGGCTTTCAGCGCCTTGCTAATATTTTTCACCGTCCAGTACAACAAAGACGAACTAGACTGGTGGGGCAATCGTCTCAGCAACATGGGCATCGAAGGATCCAATAA